The Bubalus kerabau isolate K-KA32 ecotype Philippines breed swamp buffalo chromosome X, PCC_UOA_SB_1v2, whole genome shotgun sequence genome has a segment encoding these proteins:
- the PNMA6E gene encoding paraneoplastic antigen Ma6E, with protein MIEKIMLKNLKNSLGKRQLLKTDARNVENVLFCKYIFIVLQNFVVCFVNTFNLSENFPKTKQTKQVGAVLQAAAVRGSGVGRVAQTLFSPLCTHKPIPTLQKSVHTPLITFPTLRSSKMVKPLALLRDWCRWMDVNEERSLLLLGIPDDCEDQEFRDAVQAALGPLGRYRVLGKIFRKDLGSKIALVEFAEYLSRSLIPRQIPGKGGPWYVVCLPQAPDAEPQDRPNFPAQPQRRAVVGRVGEARAAGDVGGIGEVGAAGEEGAAGDVGGTDEVGAAGEEGTSNEEGISSENGPTGEEGAAGEIDADEERAAGEIEAGEEAAAGMEGAAVENGPTGEAGASSENGPACEEGATDEEGAAGEAGAAGQAGAGFEGRATSEAGGTGEEGTADEEGTADEAGGIGEADTADEARVAGEAGAESEARAEDEAGTSDEEGAAGDTGVAGVAGSLSLAGAAGEAGVPMEAAAAGIAGAMDEPRAWSPQWWLALEPVLENMGYLELRTFSGMEEPDEGEESFESWLDHANDMLYLCRHVTEMERRRRLVEHLGGPALDLLCSLLEEDPNLTAQDCLTVLVEAFGSKDPWVTTRLKFMTCTQWPQESLFAFVMRLEGLLQLALGKGAVHPAIADQLRARQVLMRARPNNLMQNKLKRTRMERRPPSFVAMLQLIRETETWETNPAMGEQLPVEEEAHGVLGDLAAALGHMIITEGAAAGGSEASPAWGDTSAQVAFSKEGDVEALPTCEEASKAVGSSAEVAQAAPEARGATTAASAPGETTQEDGRAPSPLGLGQAAPSEAPWGPATAWMGGASLVVPGSPGWEPEGLPQVGYQEAEEPPKKGLKPIPEEPKDEEGAVEMSPLGFSSSQ; from the coding sequence ATGATAGAAAAAATTATgctaaaaaacttgaaaaattccTTGGGAAAAAGGCAACTTCTTAAAACTGATGCCAGAAATgtagaaaatgttttgttttgtaaatatatatttattgttttacagaattttgtggtttgttttgtaaatacatttaatttatcagaaaattttcctaaaaccaaacaaacaaaacaggttGGGGCAGTGCTCCAAGCTGCTGCTGTGAGGGGCAGTGGGGTGGGCCGTGTGGCCCAAACATTATTCTCTCCCCTTTGCACGCACAAGCCTATTCCCACGCTTCAAAAGTCTGTGCACACCCCTTTGATCACTTTCCCCACTCTCAGGTCCTCAAAAATGGTGAAGCCACTGGCACTGCTGCGAGACTGGTGCAGGTGGATGGACGTGAATGAGGAGCGCTCTCTGCTCCTCCTGGGCATCCCAGATGACTGCGAAGACCAAGAATTCAGGGATGCCGTGCAGGCTGCCCTGGGCCCCCTGGGCAGATACCGAGTGCTGGGCAAGATCTTCAGAAAGGATCTGGGGTCGAAGATTGCTTTGGTCGAGTTTGCTGAGTATTTAAGCCGAAGCTTGATCCCCCGGCAAATACCAGGCAAAGGGGGGCCCTGGTATGTTGTCTGCCTGCCCCAGGCCCCTGATGCTGAGCCACAGGATAGACCCAATTTCCCTGCACAGCCCCAGAGACGAGCAGTGGTTGGTAGGGTAGGTGAGGCAAGAGCCGCAGGTGATGTTGGAGGAATAGGTGAGGTAGGAGCAGCAGGTGAGGAGGGAGCCGCAGGAGATGTTGGAGGAACAGATGAGGTAGGAGCAGCAGGTGAGGAGGGAACCTCAAATGAGGAGGGAATCTCAAGTGAGAATGGACCCACAGGTGAGGAGGGAGCTGCAGGTGAGATAGACGCAGATGAGGAGAGAGCTGCAGGTGAGATAGAGGCAGGTGAGGAGGCAGCTGCAGGTATGGAGGGAGCTGCAGTTGAGAATGGACCCACAGGTGAGGCGGGAGCCTCAAGTGAGAATGGGCCTGCCTGTGAGGAGGGAGCCACAGATGAGGAGGGAGCCGCAGGGGAGGCAGGAGCTGCAGGGCAGGCAGGAGCTGGCTTCGAGGGACGAGCTACCAGTGAGGCAGGTGGTACAGGTGAGGAAGGCACTGCAGATGAGGAAGGGACTGCAGATGAGGCAGGTGGTATAGGTGAAGCAGACACTGCAGATGAGGCCAGGGTGGCTGGTGAGGCAGGAGCTGAGAGTGAGGCCAGAGCTGAAGATGAAGCAGGAACATCTGATGAGGAGGGAGCGGCAGGTGATACGGGAGTTGCAGGTGTGGCCGGATCACTGAGCCTGGCAGGAGCGGCCGGGGAGGCAGGAGTTCCCATGGAGGCTGCAGCTGCAGGCATCGCCGGAGCCATGGATGAGCCACGGGCCTGGTCCCCTCAGTGGTGGCTGGCCTTGGAGCCCGTGCTAGAGAATATGGGCTACCTGGAGCTGAGAACCTTCTCCGGGATGGAAGAGCCGGACGAAGGGGAAGAGTCCTTTGAGAGCTGGCTGGATCATGCCAACGACATGCTGTACCTGTGTCGCCATGTGACCGAGATGGAGCGGAGGAGGCGGCTGGTGGAGCACTTGGGGGGTCCAGCGTTGGATCTCCTGTGCAGCCTTCTGGAGGAAGATCCCAACCTGACAGCCCAGGATTGCCTGACAGTGCTGGTGGAGGCGTTCGGGAGTAAGGATCCCTGGGTAACCACTCGGCTGAAGTTCATGACGTGCACCCAGTGGCCCCAGGAGAGCCTCTTTGCCTTTGTGATGCGCCTAGAAGGCCTGCTTCAGTTGGCCCTGGGCAAGGGGGCCGTGCACCCAGCCATTGCAGATCAGCTGCGTGCCCGGCAGGTGCTCATGCGGGCCCGGCCCAACAACCTGATGCAGAACAAGCTGAAGAGGACGCGGATGGAGAGAAGACCCCCCAGCTTCGTGGCGATGCTGCAGCTCATCCGGGAGACGGAGACCTGGGAGACCAACCCAGCGATGGGTGAGCAGCTCCCAGTGGAGGAGGAGGCCCATGGGGTCCTCGGAGACCTGGCTGCTGCCCTAGGCCATATGATCATCACCGAGGGCGCAGCTGCAGGTGGAAGTGAGGCCTCCCCAGCCTGGGGAGATACCTCTGCCCAGGTTGCCTTTTCCAAGGAAGGTGATGTCGAGGCCCTCCCAACGTGTGAAGAGGCCAGTAAGGCAGTTGGCAGCAGTGCCGAGGTTGCCCAGGCTGCTCCTGAAGCCCGTGGTGCCACCACGGCAGCCTCTGCCCCGGGGGAGACCACTCAGGAAGATGGAAGGGCTCCCAGCCCCCTGGGCCTAGGTCAAGCAGCACCCTCAGAGGCCCCTTGGGGCCCTGCCACTGCCTGGatgggtggggcttccctggtggtcccaggaAGTCCTGGCTGGGAGCCAGAGGGTCTCCCCCAGGTAGGATACCAGGAGGCTGAGGAGCCCCCCAAGAAGGGGCTCAAGCCCATCCCAGAGGAGCCCAAAGATGAGGAAGGGGCTGTGGAGATGAGCCCCCTGGGGTTCTCCTCCAGTCAATAG